The DNA sequence ACTCGAAAGATATTCCAAGTTTTCTCATTACTTCTTTCTAGTGTTCTCTTTGCAATTCAAGTGCTTTAAGGGGTATAAGGATCAAAATgattcaattaagaacaaaaggggATAGACTTATAATTCGGGTGCCAAAAGAAAGGCtaataggctcaaaagggtaaaCTAGGGATGACTTAATTTGTGATAAGCAACAAAACTCAAAAAGATAACATCACTTTTCAAACCGAGCAACACCTAGGATTTCGATTCAATTCACATTCCGGGTTCTAGACTCAAATGCGATAACATGGACTATACAAAGAACTCAATTCACACATgtcacatgactcactaaggacgatttCATTCGGACTCTCACTCAAACACGTATTCAGAAAGCGAAGAGATATATTAAGCataaagcacaaagtgaacacaagtcaagcaaCTGAGACATAGGAGTTATACCACATGCTATTCATTTTTACCAAGGCATCATCATATATTTAAAACTAAGAAAAGGTGAAACGCATGCCAGAACCTAAGTATGCAACCATCAAACAAGTCCAAGGATGCAAATCACATCAGTTCTTCAGCTTCTTTTCTCCTTTATTTCCTACATACTActctaaaagtaaaaataaaaaaataaaaataaaaactactacccgattcaagttacatcccatgaaaaataACCGAGGCACTAAGAAAAActacaggggattattactacctaaggaaaataaaagacatatttttgtattttgtttctaatttttttatattttttgtttagACTTAAATCTCTCAAGAAAACTATCTAGGAGATCTATCGTTGGGTCCATGAATCCTTGGCAAGTTAGATCGAAACACCTTTCGAATGATGATGAGGTAGATCATCGCCTTAGTAGGCTGAATGTTACTCGGAAGATAGATCTAAACCAAGTGCTTGGCTCACATCCTCCAATTGTGAAGAAAAACATGATCCTAGTACAATGCCGCTAGGACTATTACAAACTAGAATTCATGGAGGATAGAAGAATACAGTTTTTTGTTCAAATGAGGATAGAAGAATACAAGCAAGGACCCATTACTAGGAAACATAAGGATAGTCTATTATTTGTTCTAACAAAGTCATCTTATGATTTTCTTAGCTTAATCCATGAAATAAGCAAATAATACCTGCAAGAAAATTTGACACCTTAAAACTTCAATTCTTCGACTTTCTAAACATTTTGAAGGGACTGGCCACTTAAAGTTTAGCATTATCTGATACCTAAGTTATTCACTAAAAGCTTCAATGACGCTAAAAATGTCACCACAATTCAGGTTCGCTTCATAGCAATAATGTTTAAGAAAACAATTGCTAGTCGAGGACATAAACTGGCATTTCGTAGGAAAAAACAGCTATACAGAAGAGCAAAGAAAGCATTGTCTAACGTTTGAAAACATTTTCTTATTTGTAGTGGAGTGTGAATGAAGTAATGGCGAAATAAGAAGATGTGGTCTCGACTCAATTTCAGTCCATGTTCGGCGCCCAGGGACTACTCTAATTCTAATACCAAAGTAGTCATGTTTTTAATTTGGTATGCTTTAAAGAGCTGCAATAGACAAGGCTGCTAATTGAATTTATCCATCACCCACACGTCTGTTTTAAGAGTCTAGCAAGTCTGTTCATGTCTAAGATAATCCATAGGTAAATATGTTTCTTTTTCAAATAATGAAGCTTCTCAACAGACCACAAACTAAGCCCAATAAACCAATAAGCTCTCTAGATGTTAATTACTTAGTAGAGCTGCAACAAGAATGTGGGCGTCTAATGTCTCTGTTTTCTTGAAGTGCTTCTACTGCAATTAGTAGTAATTGTATTGTTTTACAGTTACAAAACATACATAAACAAATGACCAGACAATGTTATGGTCGAGGAATACACTTTTTACAATTAgaccaataaataaataaaactaatTTTTCAGAGATATTTTACTTTGTAGCGACATTCCTCAGTGTTCATTTATCATCTAGCAGATATATTTGTTGCTACATTCCAGAAATGTCAGCTCCACCACCTTGCTTTAAGAATCATCTgcaaaaccaacaattcacagATGTAGTCATTACAACCAATCATCTGATCAAAAGAATATATATAAGGAGGGTATTTCCTAGTCAGTTGTTTACATTGATAAATACCACGCTTTGAGAAGTTTATCGATCTATCATTGCTAAAAAATTCTCCTTTTTTTTCATTGGTAGCACTTCTATGTCAAGAGCTTTTATTtttgattaaaataaaatactaaataaataatAAAGCTTTAAACAAGGTGGCAAACAAAGAGAGTGGAGTTATTAGCAAAAGGAAACCTTTTATAGTAACGGGAGTGTATCAAACAGagttcaaaaatgaaagttgaaTTTTCTCATTAGTGTACCTGAATCTGAGTTGTTATCATTCTGCGTCGTGGTCTCGTGGATAAGGATCTTGAAGCCAGAATTTAGATAATCTTCAACTTGTATTTCTCGGATATCCCTTGCTGACATTACAACATATTCGTTGCACTCCCTTACCTCAATGGACTTTAAAGAAGAGATGTCTCCAAAACAAGAAGGGATCTCCTTCAGATTTTCTAGTCCACGCAAAAACAAGCGTTCAAGGTTAGGAAATGCGTCCTTGGAGATAGTCCATTCTTCAAGACTGTGACAAAACATTAATTTCAAGACTTTAAGTTCAGGGAACCCGTCTTCGCCAACTTCCCATTCTTCATCGTCAAATTCAATGGCTAGCAGTTCTAGCACCTGAAGGTTCTGAAGTTGAGCAATGTTTGATAAGTGCTCATGGCCCAGTCTAAAGACGGACAGTTTCAATATTTTGAGATTTGACGCGGAGATGCATACAGGATACCGATGCTGGAGCTCTACGACTTCACTAATAACGTGTAGCGTCTCAAGCTGTGTTGAAAAATCCAATACACGGAACGTAAAGCTGCAAACACCCTTGAATTTGCATTCCATTTCCCGAATATTAGGTGCTTTTCTCAACATCACTTTAACATCCTCGACACAAGAAAAATATGGTTGAGACAGAGTGTCCAAATCATAAAATTTTGAGGAGTCCTCAAGTAACTTTTCCGCATTTTTTATTGTGAAGAAGTGACTAATATGCAGATGTCTCAATTTACTCATCTTCCTAAGAGTAACCGGTAACAACATTTGTCCCCTAGATTTTAATATTAGAGTTTCAAGATTCGAAAGATTGGCTATGGATGATGGAATTGACTTCTGATCAATTTCTGCAGAGAGGTATCTCAAGTAAACTAGACCAGCTGGAAAAAAATCTATAACAATGTGGTGCTCCAAATCCAACACTTTTAGAAACTTGAAATTCTGTAAAATGCGTGAAATTGTGAGACCGGGTTTGGGTACGGGGAGACGGGCAAAGATATCTGTATCACTCCTGAAAAGTACAGATCCAACAAGTGAGCAAGACGAGCTCCATTCTTCAAGATTATCCACTTCACGAAAAGCCAAGCGACATTGCACATGCTGCTTACGAGAGTAAATGTTGGAAGAAAGATTGGCATTTTGTTCCCTGTGAATATAAGAATTAGCAAAATAATAATATTGATGTTCAATTATAACCAGTATACTTGATCATTGTGAATATATAAATTAGTAAAACCATGTACaattaattttcaaatataacTTTAAATACTTGATTTATTGAACAAATGAAGTATCATTAATTGGTATATATATTACCGTATTATCCATATCAGAAGATTCTCCTCTGTTGCTTTTTCCTTGCAGAACTCGAGCAATAAATCATGAAGGCGACATGCTTCGACCTTACCATCTGAATCAGCTCGTTGAGAAATCATCACAAGATTTCTTCCAATAAGATTCTCCAAGTAACCTTCTGCTATATCCTCCAAACTCTTGCCTTCACAACATTTTATAAATGCTTCTGATATCCATAGCCTTGTTAACCTGGAAGCATCAATCACTCTATCCTCTAAAAATTCTCCAAAATAAAGGAAGCAAGACCTGAGATGATAGGGTAAAATCTGATAACTTTGTTCCACAATGGCTTTTGAGTCACCGTGAATGTGGGAACTTAAAGTTGTAGCCACTTGTTTCCAACTCTCTTCTTTCCTCTCCATCCTTGCCAGAATACCAGCTACCAAAATAACTGAAAGAGGCAGCCCTCCACACTTTTTTGCTATTTGTCGACCAACATCTTCAAGGGGAGAAGAATAGCTTTCCTCAGCAAACACTTCAGATTTTAGTAACTCCCAACTTTCATCATCATTAAACATACGAAGGAGAAAGGGATCAGTATGAAATCTAGCATAGTTGGCAACTTCATGATGTCGTGTTGTTAGAATGATTCTGCTTCCATTGTTAGCATCATAAAAACAACCTATCAAATCATCCCACGCGCTATTTTCCCACACATCATCAAGAAGGATAAGGTACCTTTTCCATACTAAAGCTTTGCGAAGCATATTAGCTAATTCACTGTCACGCCTTCCTCTATGTTGAAAATCCTCACCAACAGCATCATGTAGCAATGCCAATAACAATTCCTTACGTGAATATACTTGAGACACACAACACTGTGCACAAATATCAAAGTGAGAGACAACTGACCTGTCACAATAGAGTCTATAGGCCAAAGTCGTCTTACCTTGACCCGGCATGCCGACAATTGAGATAACATCTCGCCCTCTGGTTCCTCTTATTAGCTTGTGTCTTAACTTTTCTATTACATCCTCAAACCCCACAATTTCTTCATTTATCCTTGGGGTCCTTCCCAGTTGTGATGACATATGATCAGTGGCAGTATTCATGGTATCATATATACTGAACTAGACATTTTCTTTTCTTGAATCTCTGCTACGTTTGTTTTGATACAAGTAATCTCCTCTATGATATCAAGGAGCCAATGCTCAAGACACCAGGGAGGTACTTCTTTGCTTATACAAGCATCAACTACATACTCCACCTCGTATGCTATGCCAATCAATAGTGTAGCCCCCTTTTGAGTTTCCTCGTGCTTGTCATGTAGCTCTTCGGCAACAGCCTTTAGAAAAGGTTGCAAGCTCTCAAGTTCCTTCTGAATTATTTGAAGCTGGTTCATGACAAAAGCGAAGGAATCTGAATGGCGGCTCTGGAACTCCTTCAAGTTgtttaaataaaaatcaacataGCCTAGTCCATGAATCCTCGGCAAGTTAGATTGAAACGCCTTACGAATGATGAGGTATATCATCGTTTTGACAGGCTGAATGTTTCCCGGAAGATCAAGACTAAGTGCTTGGTTCACATCCTCCAACATCATGCCTTTTTTCTCCCCCTCGCTATCATATAATGAGTAAATTAGAAGTCCGGCATCAACAATAACAGTGTCCATATCTTGACAATGAAACTCAAGACCTAGTATTGGCAAATGGATGAGATTGGCTCTTATAAGGCTGAGCATATCCTGAAGGATTGCCATTTGATCATTTGAAGAAACTGTCCCACTAGGATTACTAACAGTGGGTAGCTTCATCAAATTGTGTGCGGGAGCCTCAAGAAATCCGCAACAGTTAGTTGCATGCTTATTTTGAATATTGGGATGCCATCCTGGTTGTATAATCGACTTCAAATCGCACAGGACATCTGCATAAATTTTGCGAATGCCTGGCTGAATGGGCCTAATCTTCATTTGCAGGAGATTAGAAAACAAAGCATTCATTTCACCTGGAGCCACGTCTTGATTTTCCTTGGCATGGATTGGCAAATACAACCATGCAACCATTGCTGCGTGGCTGGACGCAATTAAGACGTGAGTGAAGAAAGTATGTTCGCTTCGAGTTGGCTCTGTGCATTTGTTTGAAACAAAGCAGACGAAAAATCTCAGCAAATTCAACTCCTTTAAAACCTCTTCTATTTGTTCCTTGGTTTTCGGAACATAAAGTAGCGAACAAGGATCATCAATCTGCACTAGAATATTGAGATTCTCTATAACAGCATCGATGAATTCCATTAGAAATTTGGGGGTATGAATATCATCCTTGTTAGCTGGAAGTGGTATTGATGATACTTCGGCGAAGGAGTATTTTGATCGGAATTTCAGCTTAGTCTTCCAATTTCCTGTTGGCACGTCAGAGGTAAAGGGATCAAAATTTGGATCCACAGACCCCTCCCAGTCAGAATCAGAGAAAAAGATTCGTTGAGTAGCCTGTTGAACTGATATGGATTTCTTCCAAATTTCTTTCATTTTCTGTGCAACGTCGAGCATGCCGCATTCACCTGCGAAGGTGAAGCTCTGCAGACTGAGAAAACTGTCCAGGAAATTTAACTCCCACAGAAAGAACTCCAATCGATCCCTTGAAACATCGTCAATGTTAGAAGGTCGAAGTTCAAGAAAGTCACGTCTTATTTTAGACAAATCTTTGTCTAGAAACATGATTCTCCCTCTTTCTTAGAAATTGTGTATGAACTTGAACTGCAAGGGGAAGAAGGAGAGAATTTGAGATACAAATCAGACGTCTTCCTTTAATAGTTTTTTTCTTTACTTTGATTCTGTCTTGCTCAGAATCTTACTATTCAGACATCTATTTTAGTTGCATCAATTATAACCAGCAAGTCAACTTATTGTAAGTAAGTCCACATTATTTGTTGCTGCATATTGGTAGattcctttccttttctttttagaTCCAACCTATCCAATTTTTACGGTACTTCACGGCCTAGCTGTACCTAGTTACCAATTAggcaaatacaacaacaataacaacaaatccAATTTAATCCCATAAGTGGGTCTAAGGAGGGTAGTGTAACGcaaaccttatccctaccttgtcaatttatttttgtaaatacaacaacatacccagtgaaATACCACATAGTGAGGTATGAGGAGGATACTgtgcagaccttatccctaccctagTGGGATAGAacactgtttccaatagactcttGGCATAGTACAAGAAATAAAGTAAAGGGAAAGCcatggaaaaaagaaaaagcaatAACAAGAAGCAGTAATAACAACATGAAGATAACATAACCAAAGCAAAATAGACAACCAGTAATAATAGAGATGTAAGTggtaaatacataaccattattGAATTCTCATATCACATGGGTACAGGTAGATCTACCTACAGGCTACACAAAGTAATATAACAGTAGTCATTACATCTGTGAATAATCAACCAAGAGCCAGGTTACCCAGCTCTACTTAATTAATCatcaagttgaagtatttgaaaaCAGATGCCTTGAAATGTATTTGGCCATTTTGTAACTCGATGAAGTGAAAGAGTTAGATAAAAGGGGGAAAATAAGTAAATTAACTAGAAGCATGGAGTAGCTAAAACAAATCGAAAAGATTTAGCACAATTTATgaggaaaaaagaagaagctcCGCTTACATAAAGAGTCAATTCAACTCAAAGCTTCTCCTTCAACTTCCTTGTCACTTATTCTTGCTCATCATTCCTCACGCCGGTTCAGAAAGGTTCCAGCTTCCCAAAAATATTACTCCGTAGCAACTAGGCATTAATTTATCCGATTTGTCAGCTAAGCAATTGCCGGCCTTTCCCTTTGTCAGCGGTTTTTTCCTATAGAATCAGTGGGGAAAACCCGGCTTCTACAGAACAATTCAAAATTTGTTGCTTATGCTGTTTTAGTTGCTGAGGTTAATGGTGATCTCTCGACACTATACAATACTACTGTTAGGCTCTTAAAATCACGGGTATTGcgtaatttagccaaacaacgttataatgacaataataaaaataatacaagttgataataacgataattaaagaagataaaaaaaacataaatttaacgtggttcggtcaaggtgacacacgtccacaagcggagataagtaatttcactataccaacaagagtacaaaatacTCTAATTTGTCCCAAATAACC is a window from the Nicotiana tomentosiformis chromosome 10, ASM39032v3, whole genome shotgun sequence genome containing:
- the LOC104092305 gene encoding LOW QUALITY PROTEIN: putative late blight resistance protein homolog R1A-4 (The sequence of the model RefSeq protein was modified relative to this genomic sequence to represent the inferred CDS: deleted 2 bases in 1 codon), translating into MFLDKDLSKIRRDFLELRPSNIDDVSRDRLEFFLWELNFLDSFLSLQSFTFAGECGMLDVAQKMKEIWKKSISVQQATQRIFFSDSDWEGSVDPNFDPFTSDVPTGNWKTKLKFRSKYSFAEVSSIPLPANKDDIHTPKFLMEFIDAVIENLNILVQIDDPCSLLYVPKTKEQIEEVLKELNLLRFFVCFVSNKCTEPTRSEHTFFTHVLIASSHAAMVAWLYLPIHAKENQDVAPGEMNALFSNLLQMKIRPIQPGIRKIYADVLCDLKSIIQPGWHPNIQNKHATNCCGFLEAPAHNLMKLPTVSNPSGTVSSNDQMAILQDMLSLIRANLIHLPILGLEFHCQDMDTVIVDAGLLIYSLYDSEGEKKGMMLEDVNQALSLDLPGNIQPVKTMIYLIIRKAFQSNLPRIHGLGYVDFYLNNLKEFQSRHSDSFAFVMNQLQIIQKELESLQPFLKAVAEELHDKHEETQKGATLLIGIAYEVEYVVDACISKEVPPWCLEHWLLDIIEEITCIKTNVAEIQEKKMSSSIYDTMNTATDHMSSQLGRTPRINEEIVGFEDVIEKLRHKLIRGTRGRDVISIVGMPGQGKTTLAYRLYCDRSVVSHFDICAQCCVSQVYSRKELLLALLHDAVGEDFQHRGRRDSELANMLRKALVWKRYLILLDDVWENSAWDDLIGCFYDANNGSRIILTTRHHEVANYARFHTDPFLLRMFNDDESWELLKSEVFAEESYSSPLEDVGRQIAKKCGGLPLSVILVAGILARMERKEESWKQVATTLSSHIHGDSKAIVEQSYQILPYHLRSCFLYFGEFLEDRVIDASRLTRLWISEAFIKCCEGKSLEDIAEGYLENLIGRNLVMISQRADSDGKVEACRLHDLLLEFCKEKATEENLLIWIIREQNANLSSNIYSRKQHVQCRLAFREVDNLEEWSSSCSLVGSVLFRSDTDIFARLPVPKPGLTISRILQNFKFLKVLDLEHHIVIDFFPAGLVYLRYLSAEIDQKSIPSSIANLSNLETLILKSRGQMLLPVTLRKMSKLRHLHISHFFTIKNAEKLLEDSSKFYDLDTLSQPYFSCVEDVKVMLRKAPNIREMECKFKGVCSFTFRVLDFSTQLETLHVISEVVELQHRYPVCISASNLKILKLSVFRLGHEHLSNIAQLQNLQVLELLAIEFDDEEWEVGEDGFPELKVLKLMFCHSLEEWTISKDAFPNLERLFLRGLENLKEIPSCFGDISSLKSIEVRECNEYVVMSARDIREIQVEDYLNSGFKILIHETTTQNDNNSDSDDS